A window of Paenibacillus phoenicis genomic DNA:
GCCATTCCGAGGAAGCGCCGCCGGCTTTCATGCCGTACTTGCCTTCTTTGGAATAGGTCACTTTATCGACGGGGGCTTTTTCGCTCAGCGCATTCCACTTGGCTTCCGTGATTTTACCTCCGGCTACCGTCAGCGTCACGTAGGATTGCCATCCGGAATCTGCATCCACTTCACCTTGGGCGAAGTATACACCGTCTTGGTATTTGCCTTGCTCTGCAGCCGCGTTATCAGCTCCTGCATTGGTTTCATTAGCGGCAGAAGTGTTGTTTGCAGGTTGCGCAGAGTTTGCGCCGTTAGCATCATTGTCCGATCCACAGCCGGCCAAGAGACCTAACAACAGCGCACTGCTCAGGATAATTGAAGCTTTTTTCATGATTGAGACCTCCAGTGAATGAAAATATATATATATATTAAAATGTGAAGACATTTTAATAACGGATATCAGGTGGGGGACCCTTGAAAAAGGCTGATTTGACGAGGGGTTCGGGAGTCCCGAAACCTTTGTTCGATGGCATTTTAGCATATAAAAATAGGGCTTAATGTGAAATTTATCACATGTAGTGTGATCTAAAACAACTGCTCCAAGCGGCGGAAGCAGTACTACGTAAGGGAATGTCGTGTTCAAAGAATTGCCCAATTTTTAAAATATATATTTTTAAAAGATGGGTCGGCGAGAAGAGCGACGAATCTCCTGTACCGAAAAGAGGGCATACAAACCAAAAGTTCCAAACGTTTTATGAAAATAGTCATGACTCTAACCGATATAAAAAGAAGCGGGCATGCCCGGAAAAACGCGAGACGGAAAGAAGGCATCCTCCTTGACGGTATACAGGACGTTTATTTCGCGCCTATTACTCAATTACGCAGCAGGACTCCTGCTTGCGGTCATCGCGGTCGCGAGCCTTATCGCCGCTGCACCGCTGGATATATCCCCTTCGGACTATGCCTGGCTGATCAGAATTCTGGTCTTGTCGCTATGCTGCATGCTGGGGCTGGAATGGATGGTGTTCACCCGGCAAATCAAGCCCATCCGCAGCGTGTTCATGGAGGAAGTGGGGAGCTACCAAACACTTCAAAATGTCTATATCCGCACACATCGCCTGCCATCGCTTGCTGTCAAGCGGATTCTCGGACCTCATTTGTTTGGTTTGGTCGTCCCGGGCGCGGCCCTATCGTTGGGATTAATCCGGACCGGCCACCTATCGATTTCGCCTTACTACGTGTTGCTGGCTGCCTTAAGCGGAATACTGGTCAGCAGCATGCATGCGTTAGTCGAATATTATTTAACCTCCTATGCGATTCGTCCTGTCCTGCAGGAGCTGATTTCCTGGAGCCGCAGGATGTTTGGCAAAGATTTATCGCTTCACGGCAGGGTTATCGTCCCGGTATCTCGAAAATTAATATGGAGCTTTTTCTTGATGAGTATGGCTCCCTTGCTGCTGTATAGCTTATCCATGCAGTTCCGGCTTGAGGACCTTGACCATGGAGCTTATGCTTATTGGCAGTGGGCCGGATATATCTTGGCCGTGAGCATCCTATTCGCAGTGATTGGCTCCCGGCTGTTGGCCCGCGAGATCATGCTGCCGATTCAGCATTTGTACGAGCGGATGGCCGAGGTGAAAACCGGCAGCATTCGTACAGCGGCCAGCGATATGTTTTCTGATGAATTTTCTCGTCTGATCACAGGATTTAATCATATGCTGAGCGGGCTGCAAACCCAGGCAGCTCGAAATAGCCAACTGGTAGACAGTTATTTCGCAACTCTGGCAGCGGCGCTGGACGCCCGCGACCCGTATACGGCTGGACACTCGCTTAGAGTGGCTGAATACGCCGTCAAAATCGGTGAGTTGGCCCAGTTGCCCGAAGAACGCATCGATGAGCTGCGCAAGTCGGCGTTGCTCCATGATATCGGGAAAATCGGCATTCGCGATGCGGTTCTGCTGAAGGAGGGCCGTTTAACCGACGAGGAATGGCAGCAGGTGAAGCAGCACCCCGTGCTTGGGGAAGCGATTTTAAAGCAGGTCGAGCCTGCGGATGCGATGGCTCCTTATTTGCCGGGGGTCCGGTCGCATCATGAGCGTTATGATGGAAGAGGTTATCCGGACGGGTTGGCCGGGGAGGAGATCCCGCTTTTCGGGCGGATTATCGCCGTGGCCGACGCCTTTGACGCCATGACCTCAGACCGGCCTTACCGGAAGGGCCTAGCAAGAGACCGAGCGATTGACATTCTGGAGCGAGGCCGTGGAACCCAATGGGATCCTTACTTGGCCGGACTGTTGGTGCAGCATTTTCGCAGCGAGACCCAAAAAAAAGAGTCCAGCTGATCTCGGAGAGAAGCGGGTTCTACGAGCAGGAGTGGGGAGATGGGGATCGGAATTAGCTTTTTGCTAAATCTAAGCTTGTTGATCACGGTCGCTTATTTAGCCAATATCCTATATAAATACGGTTTGCGAAAAATGCCGCAGCGCAGCCTGTACGTCCTGTCTGTTCTAATGATGATTTTTTCGGGCTGGATTTGTATCAAGTTTGGCTTCCGGCTTAATGACGACGTCAGATTCGACCTTCGGGCAGTGCCGCTAATTATAGCGGCATTTGTTTATTCCCAGCCATTAACCTTGATCGTCATCGGCGTCGGGATTGGCCTGGCCCGCCTGACGTTTGGTTTGAGCGATGCAGCGATGGCCGGTTTGTTGAACCTGACGATCTTGGGATTTGTGTGTGCCGGACTTAATCTCTGGATGCGGCGGACTAGCTACCGTTTTGCCATCAAAGGGATCGTAACTATCCTCGTTGTCAATGTGATCAACTCTCTGAACCTTGCCGTAATCGGGGTGGTGCCTCCCAAGCATTATTTGCTGGATATCATGCCGATTGCGCTACCGTTAAGCATTCTGCTCAGTTTGGGATTTGCCCTGATCCTTCGCGATTTTCAGCTTGGGGCAAGACAGAACCTGGAGCTGAAATACGCGAACGAGCTGCTCCGCAAACAGGCCGATGAGCTGCAGAAGGCCAAGATTGGGCTGGAAGACCGGGCGGAGCAGTTAGCTGAAGCATCCAGCCATAAATCGGAGTTCTTGGCAACGATGTCGCATGAATTGCGAACGCCGCTCAACAGTATTATCAACCTGGCGGAGATGATCGCCGAATCCGACGAAGCCAGCGAGGAAATTTCGGAATATGGCCGGATCATTCACAAGTCGGGGGAAGAGTTGCTGCAGATCATTAATGACATTTTGGATTTGTCCAAGGTGGAGGCAGGGCGGCTGGAGATCACGAACGAGGAAGTGGTGTTGGCAGAGATCCCCGTTTGGATGCAACTGCAGTTTGAGCAGATTGCCGCTCAGAAGAAAATTGCATTTACGACCCGACTGGAGGAAAGTCTGCCCGATTCCATCATCTCCGATCCGCAGCGGATTGCACAAATCCTGCGGAATTTATTGTCCAATGCGTTTAAGTTTACGCATGAGGGACATGTAGAGCTAGACATCCGCCGCGCTCCGGCGAAGGGGACGGCCGAAGGGGAATGGCTGGTCTTCACCGTCTCGGATACCGGCATCGGCGTTGCCGAGGACAAGCAGCGGGCGGTATTCGAGGCGTTTCAGCAGGCCGACGGCTCAATTAGTCGGCGATATGGGGGGACCGGTCTGGGCCTGTCGATCAGCAGCAACCTGGCCCGCCTGCTGGGGGGGTACCTCCGCATGGAAAGCAAAGAAGGACAGGGCAGCACCTTTTCCTTCTATTTGCCCTTAAAACCCGCCCGATCCCACTGCGGCGAAGTTCATTCGCAGTCCGAGTTGCCGTGACGAAGGGGTTATCGGTAAAATGAGGAGAAGAAAGGATGGGATGACGAAAATGAAACAAGTAATTTCTACGACCGCTGCGCCAGGTGCCATTGGCCCGTATTCGCAGGGGATTCAACTGGGAGATTTGATCTTTACCTCCGGCCAGTTGGGATTGGTGCCGGAAACCGGTCAGCTTGCCGAGGGTGTGGAAGCTCAGGCTGCACAAGCGCTGCGGAACGTTCAGGCGGTATTGGCTGCAGCCGGGAGCGGATTGGACAAGGTCATCAAGACGACCGTATTTCTGAAGGACATGAATGATTTTGCCAAGGTCAACGAAGTTTACGGTTCGTTCTTCGCTGAGCCGTATCCAGCGCGCAGTGCCGTCGAAGTGGCGCGTCTGCCAAAGGATGGTCTGGTTGAGATCGAGGTTATTGCGGTTAAGTAAAATATCCCTTGCGACGGCTTTTTCGTATTATTAGGTCAACCAGAATTTCTGGTTGGCCTTTTTGTGGGGGGAGGTACCTATGTCGGCCGCTTTCCTTTCGTGATTATCCCGTTGCTTCAGGGAGTGGGGGGGATCGATCTCCGCTGCGAGGGAGTGGAGAAAACCAATCTCCGCTTCGAAAATGGATTAGATGCGCCCCCTCCCCGATTCTGAACAAAAGGGATAATCGTGCAAAAGGACGCGTGAAAGGGCCCAAGGGGGGTGGATCTTTAGTCCCGCTCATGCGAGCGCAGAAAGGCAATCCAGAGTGCGTACACGATCAAGGCTAGCGCTCCGGCGCTGGAGGCAATGGCCACAATTTGGTGCAGCTGAGGACCGGCTGCAATGGCGCCATACCCCCACGCGAACGTGAGCGGGACGATCGCGTCACGCCATCGGAATCCAACAAAGCAGGCGCTGAGGATCCCTACCACGAGCAGCAGGAGGGTGAGTCCAAGATGTGATGGAACGGAAACGGAAGCTGCGGAAATCGAGGTTGCAGAAATAGAGGGATGGGTTAGCAAGGCGTCCACGCTGGCAAGAGCTGTAACGCAGATCCATCCGAAATATAAGCTGAACGGCAGGCGTACGAACCAGATCTCTGCGGCTGACGGGCGAAGGATATTCCGGGTACTGCTGTACATCGAGGCCGCCACGAACACGAGCAGGAACAACGCCAGGATAGACAGCAGGGGTTGCCGCTCCCCTAGTGTGATCCACACGATGGAGAGGGTGCAGGAAAGCAGGAAGCGCACTGGCATAGGCGTCACAGAAAACGGCTCGCGGTTAGGCCGCAGCAGCGGGTAAAGGACCCAGCCGGTCAACAGGGCATAAATGAGCAGCCATATCGTAAAAGTATAGCCCGCCGGCGTGAGGAGCGCGTATAATCCGTGGGGAAACCCTTGGGGCCGGCGCAAGCCAAACGGAAGTGCTGCTGCCGCCAGGTTTGCCGCCATTAACGCCGCAAACGAGGCGAGATTCAACCAATGACCAGACCGGCCGCGCAACATGGGAATACACCTCCTTGAATCTTTTTTTGTACTAGAAATATTCCCCATTTCTCCTCAAATGATAAGGGAGAGTATAGAGAGGCAGCGGGACGGGAAGGAAGGCGGTTTTATAAGCAGCCGTTTTCGTATAAGATGTTAGTAATGAATTTGGCTAGAATTAGGATAACCGACGGGAGATCACCATGAATCAACGTCTTTATGGAATATGGCTGGGCGATGTATTGTTTTGCTTCTCCGGCGAAGTATCGGAGTCGAAGGTGGATGCTTGGACCGCCGTGCTCCGGCGCAAGGAGCTGGAGCCGGGAGTCCGGCCGTTTCAGCATGCCGTGCTTCGGTTGGCAGAGGTCAGGTATCCGGTCTCTTCCGTGCGGAGGTCATACAAGAACGGGGAGCGGCGCAGTCTGATCGGCCGATCCCTGGAAGGATTGGCTTTGCCTGTGCCGGAGGCTTGGCGTTTGCTGCTGCATTGGGACGAATCCGTCTGGGAGGAGCAGGGAATCAAGCCGGGCGCAGAAATGAGCTATTGGAGCAAGGCGGCCAAGTTCGCCTTAGAGCTGCTGCTGCGCGGCCGAATTGCGCCATCCATCCGTCCGGTGGCGGCCACCGGACGCCGCCGCGGGTCGCAGGGTCAAATGCGCGCGGCTTGGGGACCACTCCTGACCGAGCCGGCCGACGAGGCACGGTTCCGGCGTCTAGCCGGGGCGATGCCGCCGATCTGTATCGCCGCCGTGCAAACTGGGGCAGGGGCATCCTCTGAAGACGAGGGGACGCTGGAGGATCGGCAGATGGCGGTGCTGCATTCTTTTTTGACGGCAATGATTGATCACGAAGCGCGCGGGGCGGTTCAGGATTTGGGACGGAAGCTGAATGCCAGCCGGGCGGAC
This region includes:
- a CDS encoding HD-GYP domain-containing protein, which codes for MTVYRTFISRLLLNYAAGLLLAVIAVASLIAAAPLDISPSDYAWLIRILVLSLCCMLGLEWMVFTRQIKPIRSVFMEEVGSYQTLQNVYIRTHRLPSLAVKRILGPHLFGLVVPGAALSLGLIRTGHLSISPYYVLLAALSGILVSSMHALVEYYLTSYAIRPVLQELISWSRRMFGKDLSLHGRVIVPVSRKLIWSFFLMSMAPLLLYSLSMQFRLEDLDHGAYAYWQWAGYILAVSILFAVIGSRLLAREIMLPIQHLYERMAEVKTGSIRTAASDMFSDEFSRLITGFNHMLSGLQTQAARNSQLVDSYFATLAAALDARDPYTAGHSLRVAEYAVKIGELAQLPEERIDELRKSALLHDIGKIGIRDAVLLKEGRLTDEEWQQVKQHPVLGEAILKQVEPADAMAPYLPGVRSHHERYDGRGYPDGLAGEEIPLFGRIIAVADAFDAMTSDRPYRKGLARDRAIDILERGRGTQWDPYLAGLLVQHFRSETQKKESS
- a CDS encoding ATP-binding protein — encoded protein: MGIGISFLLNLSLLITVAYLANILYKYGLRKMPQRSLYVLSVLMMIFSGWICIKFGFRLNDDVRFDLRAVPLIIAAFVYSQPLTLIVIGVGIGLARLTFGLSDAAMAGLLNLTILGFVCAGLNLWMRRTSYRFAIKGIVTILVVNVINSLNLAVIGVVPPKHYLLDIMPIALPLSILLSLGFALILRDFQLGARQNLELKYANELLRKQADELQKAKIGLEDRAEQLAEASSHKSEFLATMSHELRTPLNSIINLAEMIAESDEASEEISEYGRIIHKSGEELLQIINDILDLSKVEAGRLEITNEEVVLAEIPVWMQLQFEQIAAQKKIAFTTRLEESLPDSIISDPQRIAQILRNLLSNAFKFTHEGHVELDIRRAPAKGTAEGEWLVFTVSDTGIGVAEDKQRAVFEAFQQADGSISRRYGGTGLGLSISSNLARLLGGYLRMESKEGQGSTFSFYLPLKPARSHCGEVHSQSELP
- a CDS encoding RidA family protein, producing the protein MTKMKQVISTTAAPGAIGPYSQGIQLGDLIFTSGQLGLVPETGQLAEGVEAQAAQALRNVQAVLAAAGSGLDKVIKTTVFLKDMNDFAKVNEVYGSFFAEPYPARSAVEVARLPKDGLVEIEVIAVK